The proteins below are encoded in one region of Winogradskyella helgolandensis:
- a CDS encoding lysylphosphatidylglycerol synthase transmembrane domain-containing protein — MAKAKSILKVVLPLLLGVGLVWYSLSKISIPTLVQYFKDADYTWIVLGVSLGILSHMSRAYRWLFMVEPLGFKPKFGNSLMAVYSAYLINFTIPRAGEVARATILKNYEEIPFDKGFGTIVAERIADTIMLLSIVAIAFFLEFEFIFNFFADKFDPTSLFLGSAIVLLGALLLFLFIKNGKSQFALKVKGFIVGLLEGALSIFKMKKKWAFIGHTLFIWTMYVLMFYVTTFALPELQDITLAAVLIGFILSSFSIAATNGGIGSFPEAVVIAFSLFGMAADPSRAFGWIVWSTQTLVIIVIGGLSLLYLPIYNRKKPTV; from the coding sequence GTGGCTAAAGCTAAATCCATTCTAAAAGTTGTTTTACCATTACTCTTAGGAGTTGGATTGGTATGGTATTCTTTATCTAAAATCTCCATTCCTACTTTAGTCCAGTATTTTAAAGATGCTGATTATACTTGGATAGTTCTTGGTGTTAGTCTAGGTATTTTGAGTCATATGTCTAGGGCATACCGTTGGCTATTTATGGTAGAACCCTTGGGGTTTAAACCAAAATTTGGAAATAGCTTAATGGCTGTATATTCGGCTTATCTCATTAATTTTACGATTCCACGTGCTGGCGAAGTTGCTAGAGCTACGATTTTAAAGAATTATGAAGAAATTCCTTTTGATAAAGGGTTTGGGACTATAGTTGCAGAGCGTATAGCAGATACTATTATGTTGCTTTCGATAGTGGCAATAGCGTTTTTTTTGGAATTTGAATTTATATTTAATTTTTTTGCAGATAAATTTGATCCAACTTCTTTGTTTTTAGGTAGTGCAATAGTGCTTTTAGGGGCTTTATTGTTATTTCTTTTTATAAAGAATGGCAAATCTCAATTCGCATTAAAAGTAAAAGGATTTATAGTAGGACTTTTAGAAGGAGCACTTAGCATTTTTAAAATGAAGAAAAAGTGGGCTTTTATAGGCCATACTTTGTTTATTTGGACAATGTATGTACTTATGTTTTATGTAACTACATTTGCTTTACCAGAATTACAAGACATAACATTAGCAGCTGTACTTATAGGATTTATCCTTTCTAGTTTTAGTATTGCAGCCACAAATGGAGGAATTGGTTCATTTCCCGAAGCAGTAGTTATTGCTTTTTCATTATTTGGAATGGCCGCAGATCCGAGTAGAGCATTTGGATGGATAGTGTGGTCAACGCAAACGTTAGTTATTATAGTAATAGGTGGCTTATCATTGTTATATTTACCTATTTACAACAGAAAGAAACCAACAGTATAA
- a CDS encoding alpha/beta hydrolase, with protein MKNFHVLLIALFIGLNIQSQAIYKTIDSYKLEGTRELKIQLPRNYNPEEKRTYPLIIVLDGDYLFEPVAGNIDYQSYWEDIPDCIVVGINQANTRVDDFYYDNESYFPSHNGASFYEFMAAELLPFIEENYNASNFRIIIGHDLSANFVNYYLFKDEPIFRAYVALSPDFAPEMINRLRQRVSILQQEIFYYMATADADIKAIRASVLEGDSVLSVTENENFLYKFDDFEDANHYSLVGRGIPKALNQIFTPFKPINAKEYSEKVLTFEGSPFEYLVKKYEDIEHFYGFEKTLIENDIRAIAAASNKKDDIESLEKLSKLVSKNFPKSMLSAYYSGMYNEKEGNLKRALQRYKSGLLLEPSQYIDKEMMLDKMYEIQDKMKE; from the coding sequence ATGAAGAATTTTCACGTATTGCTTATAGCTCTTTTTATCGGCTTAAATATTCAGTCTCAAGCAATTTATAAAACGATTGATTCTTATAAGCTCGAAGGAACACGCGAATTGAAAATTCAATTGCCAAGAAATTATAATCCTGAAGAAAAACGTACGTATCCATTAATTATCGTTTTAGATGGTGATTATTTATTTGAGCCAGTTGCTGGTAATATAGATTATCAATCGTATTGGGAAGATATTCCAGACTGTATTGTTGTTGGGATTAATCAAGCGAATACAAGGGTAGATGATTTCTATTATGATAATGAATCTTATTTCCCATCACATAATGGAGCTTCATTTTACGAATTTATGGCGGCCGAGTTATTACCGTTTATTGAAGAAAATTATAATGCCTCAAATTTCAGAATCATTATTGGGCACGATTTAAGTGCTAATTTCGTAAATTATTATTTATTTAAAGATGAACCTATTTTTAGAGCATACGTGGCCTTAAGTCCAGATTTTGCTCCAGAAATGATAAATAGGTTACGGCAGCGAGTCTCTATATTACAGCAAGAGATCTTTTATTATATGGCTACTGCTGATGCTGATATAAAAGCGATTAGGGCTTCTGTTTTAGAAGGAGATTCTGTTCTTTCTGTTACAGAAAATGAAAATTTCCTCTATAAGTTTGATGATTTTGAAGATGCTAATCATTATTCACTAGTTGGTAGAGGTATTCCAAAAGCATTAAATCAAATTTTTACACCTTTTAAACCTATAAATGCTAAAGAATATTCCGAAAAGGTACTCACTTTTGAAGGTTCTCCTTTCGAATATTTGGTTAAAAAGTATGAAGATATAGAGCATTTTTATGGTTTTGAAAAAACATTGATTGAAAATGATATTAGAGCTATTGCAGCTGCGAGTAATAAAAAGGATGATATAGAATCATTAGAAAAACTATCAAAATTAGTGAGTAAAAATTTCCCTAAATCAATGTTAAGTGCTTATTATTCAGGGATGTATAATGAGAAAGAGGGCAATTTAAAAAGAGCCCTACAGCGTTATAAATCTGGATTATTATTAGAGCCTTCTCAATATATAGATAAAGAAATGATGCTAGATAAAATGTATGAAATACAAGATAAAATGAAAGAATAG
- a CDS encoding alpha/beta hydrolase yields the protein MRKTIYVVLACLICVSSFAQTTYKEISSAKLNAVRKLKIKLPKDYDADADEKYPVIIVFDGDYLFEPVVGQVDFQTYFDNMPGSIVVGIMQGENRFYDGYYDPATGLPTESGLRFHNFVSDELLPFIDKNYNTSKFKVAVGHDNMGNFINSYLFKEALEFQAYVCISPDFIGSLNNFISKRLALYKKDVFYYLATAEKDIPQIRESVLSTNAQIKEVDNQNVTYYFDDFKDETHYTLVTSALARSFEKIFDIYNPLREKELEEKVLPYEGTLDNYLTDRYKRIEKLFGIKKEISEDEIEKVVKVAEQREDLKSLGKLGELANKLHPESLMGTYYLAQSAEKLGKTKKAKKLYESALTLNDVSHINRDFIFSKIDELTVVDLDEEIDDNEEDEDN from the coding sequence ATGAGAAAAACTATTTATGTTGTTCTTGCGTGTTTAATTTGTGTATCATCTTTTGCGCAAACAACCTACAAGGAAATATCCTCGGCTAAACTTAATGCCGTGCGAAAGCTAAAAATTAAACTTCCTAAGGATTACGATGCCGATGCTGATGAAAAGTATCCTGTAATTATTGTTTTTGATGGAGACTATCTATTTGAACCTGTAGTAGGTCAAGTCGATTTTCAAACCTATTTTGACAATATGCCAGGTTCTATAGTTGTTGGTATTATGCAAGGGGAAAACCGTTTTTATGATGGATATTACGATCCAGCAACAGGATTACCGACAGAATCGGGACTTAGATTTCACAATTTTGTTTCAGACGAATTATTACCTTTCATAGACAAAAATTACAACACAAGTAAATTTAAAGTCGCTGTAGGTCATGATAATATGGGGAACTTCATTAATTCTTATTTATTTAAAGAAGCTCTAGAGTTTCAGGCTTATGTTTGTATTAGTCCAGATTTTATAGGGTCATTAAATAATTTTATCTCCAAACGTTTAGCGTTATACAAAAAGGATGTGTTTTATTATTTAGCAACTGCAGAAAAAGATATACCTCAAATAAGGGAAAGTGTATTGTCTACAAATGCACAAATAAAGGAAGTTGATAACCAAAACGTGACTTATTATTTTGATGATTTTAAAGATGAAACGCATTATACATTAGTCACAAGTGCTTTGGCTAGATCATTTGAAAAGATCTTTGATATCTACAATCCGCTTAGAGAGAAAGAGCTAGAGGAAAAAGTATTACCTTATGAAGGTACTTTGGATAATTATTTAACGGACAGGTATAAGAGGATCGAAAAATTATTCGGTATTAAAAAGGAAATTAGTGAAGATGAAATAGAGAAGGTGGTTAAAGTTGCAGAACAACGCGAAGATTTAAAATCACTTGGTAAATTAGGAGAATTAGCGAATAAACTTCATCCAGAATCTTTAATGGGAACCTATTATTTAGCACAATCTGCAGAAAAACTAGGCAAAACAAAAAAAGCAAAAAAATTATATGAGTCTGCCTTAACATTAAATGATGTAAGTCATATTAATAGAGATTTTATCTTTTCTAAGATTGATGAGTTAACCGTAGTAGATTTAGATGAAGAGATTGATGATAATGAGGAGGATGAAGACAACTAG
- the radA gene encoding DNA repair protein RadA, with protein MAKVKTTFFCQNCGSQYAKWQGQCTSCKEWNTITEEVIQKPEKSDWKTPTTASKRVSKPLLINEIDTSKEARLDMRDGEFNRVLGGGMVHGSLTLLGGEPGIGKSTLLLQIALNLEYKTLYVSGEESQKQIKMRAERIQPNSNNCYILTETKTQNIFKQIEALEPDIVVIDSIQTLHSDYIESSAGSISQIKECTSELIKFAKETATPVLLIGHITKDGNIAGPKILEHMVDTVLQFEGDRNHVFRILRANKNRFGSTNELGIYEMQGSGLREVSNPSEILISEKDGELSGNAVAATLEGMRPLMIEVQALVSTAVYGTPQRSATGFNAKRLNMLLAVLEKRAGFRLGAKDVFLNITGGITVDDPAIDLAVVAAILSSNEDVALQSDFCFAAEVGLSGEIRPVQRVEQRILEAEKLGFSTIFVSKYNKIALKNTVIKIKLISKIEDLVGFLV; from the coding sequence ATGGCTAAAGTAAAAACAACGTTTTTTTGTCAGAATTGTGGTAGTCAATATGCCAAATGGCAAGGACAATGTACCTCTTGTAAGGAGTGGAATACCATTACCGAAGAAGTGATTCAAAAACCCGAAAAGAGTGATTGGAAAACACCAACCACAGCGTCAAAGCGGGTTTCAAAACCATTGTTAATCAACGAAATTGATACCTCCAAAGAAGCGCGTTTAGATATGCGCGATGGAGAATTTAATCGTGTATTAGGTGGTGGCATGGTACATGGCTCTTTAACCTTACTAGGAGGAGAACCAGGTATTGGAAAGAGTACACTTTTACTTCAAATTGCATTAAATTTAGAATATAAAACGCTTTATGTTTCCGGTGAAGAAAGTCAGAAACAGATAAAAATGCGTGCAGAACGTATTCAGCCTAATAGTAATAACTGCTATATTCTTACCGAAACTAAAACTCAGAATATATTTAAGCAAATTGAAGCTTTAGAACCTGATATAGTTGTAATAGACTCTATTCAGACCTTACATAGTGATTATATAGAATCTTCTGCAGGTAGTATCTCCCAAATAAAAGAATGCACATCTGAACTTATTAAATTTGCAAAAGAAACAGCAACTCCTGTTTTGTTAATAGGTCATATCACTAAAGATGGTAACATAGCTGGTCCAAAAATCTTAGAACACATGGTTGATACGGTTCTTCAATTTGAAGGCGATCGAAATCATGTATTCAGGATTCTAAGAGCTAACAAAAACCGATTCGGTTCTACAAACGAATTAGGGATATATGAAATGCAAGGTTCAGGTTTGCGAGAAGTTTCTAATCCATCCGAAATATTAATTTCTGAAAAAGATGGCGAATTGTCTGGTAATGCAGTCGCTGCTACTTTAGAAGGTATGCGACCTTTAATGATAGAAGTGCAAGCTTTGGTTAGTACCGCTGTTTATGGAACTCCACAAAGATCTGCTACAGGGTTTAATGCCAAACGACTAAACATGTTGCTGGCGGTTTTAGAAAAACGCGCAGGTTTTCGCTTAGGAGCAAAGGATGTGTTTTTAAATATTACAGGAGGCATCACTGTAGATGATCCTGCAATAGATTTAGCCGTTGTCGCTGCTATTCTTTCATCTAACGAAGATGTGGCATTGCAAAGTGATTTCTGTTTTGCTGCAGAAGTAGGACTTTCTGGAGAAATTAGACCAGTACAACGTGTAGAACAGCGCATTCTAGAAGCTGAAAAGTTAGGTTTTTCTACCATTTTTGTATCTAAATACAATAAAATAGCTTTAAAAAATACAGTAATTAAAATTAAATTGATTTCTAAAATTGAAGATTTAGTTGGGTTTCTAGTCTGA